The Candidatus Cloacimonadota bacterium genome segment TTTTCAGTGTTTAATAGACTATTTTTTAATCACATTAACCAGGTGAGTTGCACAACTGATGCAGGGATCGTAAGAACGGGCAATCTTTTCCAGTTCAAAACGGATCGCTTCGGTTTCCTGTCCGGCATTGTTCAGATTTTTAGCAGCGATTCCAATGTACTTTTCCATATCATCAAGGTTATAAGCAGTTGGTGTGATGATGTTGCAATCTATGATTTTTCCATCTCTGAATGTATAATCGTGAACTAACAATCCTCTTGGTGCTTCCACGAGACCGACTCCGCGACCATCCGATCTGGTTGGTTCCTGGATTGGTGTATCTTTCATTTCCAAAAGTTTATCAATGACAACCGGAATTCTTTCCAGACAATATATCATTTCGATAGATTGAGCGAGATTGTTGAAGAACGGATTGCGGTTCCAACGCCAGTTTCGATACTTGCGATAATACTCTCCAGCGTTTCCTTTCAACCTGTCTCCAAGATTGATTAGACGACCCAGAGCAGTTACGCTGAATGGTTTTCCTTTATATAAAGAACGTTTTGCAAATGAATGGGGAACTACTCGTTCGATCAGGTTTTCTTTATATTCCATTGCCGGAATTATAGTTCCGTCGGAAACGATGATGGAATCTCCCCAATAACCGAAAGAATTACTGTCATCAGGATTACAGCAGCCGAAAACTGTTTCTTCTTCCAGGTAAGAAGGAATTTCCAATCCGCCGACAATGTCGGTCGCAGCTGTTACGAATTCCATGAAACTTTCCGCAGTTGTTTTGATTTCCAGAAGTTCTGTTTTCGATGGGAACTTGCCATAACCGCCGGCAACAGCATTTTCACCGTGAATGAATTTGCCGTTGGTGATCTGCATAATTCTGTTTCCGAACTTTTTAAGATTCAAAGCCTGCATAACAATATCTTTATATTTATCGACCATGGCAATCACATTCGGATAACCCAGAAAATCAGGAAGAGCGAGAGCAAAAACATGCAAAGAATGACTTTCCACTATTTCACCCAAATGCATAAGTTCGCGTGTGTAGTAAGTCTTTTTTGTTTCCGGAATTGCCAGTGCGCGATCGCAGGCACGAACGGATGCATTTTTGTGTGAAACCGTACAGATTGCACAAATTCTTGGGGTAATGGAATTTATCTCTTGAGCAGTTTTTCCAACTGCCAGCGCTTCGATCAGACGAGGTCCTTCAAAGATATCCACATTGACTTTAGAGAGTTTGTTGCCGTCAAATTCTACAGTGATGCCGCCGTCACCTTCTACGCGAGCCAGATGATTAACTTTTATTGTTTTCATTGAACAACCTCCATAAGTTCATTTATTTTGGCAGTGATCTTGCCGCCCCCAAAAATACTGAATTTGCGGATAATATCATCTGCTTTGAAACCTTTCTCGACCATCAACTTCAATTCTGCGGTGTGATTTGCTTCGTCGATGATTCCCCAGCAACCTACACAACCTGTGTTGTGAGTTGGACAAGGAGCAGTGCATCCACCTTTGGTTAGAGGTCCTAAACACAAAATATCTTTATTTAGAAGACATTCGTTCTCTCTGAATTTACATTC includes the following:
- a CDS encoding Ni/Fe hydrogenase subunit alpha; translated protein: MKTIKVNHLARVEGDGGITVEFDGNKLSKVNVDIFEGPRLIEALAVGKTAQEINSITPRICAICTVSHKNASVRACDRALAIPETKKTYYTRELMHLGEIVESHSLHVFALALPDFLGYPNVIAMVDKYKDIVMQALNLKKFGNRIMQITNGKFIHGENAVAGGYGKFPSKTELLEIKTTAESFMEFVTAATDIVGGLEIPSYLEEETVFGCCNPDDSNSFGYWGDSIIVSDGTIIPAMEYKENLIERVVPHSFAKRSLYKGKPFSVTALGRLINLGDRLKGNAGEYYRKYRNWRWNRNPFFNNLAQSIEMIYCLERIPVVIDKLLEMKDTPIQEPTRSDGRGVGLVEAPRGLLVHDYTFRDGKIIDCNIITPTAYNLDDMEKYIGIAAKNLNNAGQETEAIRFELEKIARSYDPCISCATHLVNVIKK